From the genome of Streptomyces sp. NBC_00659, one region includes:
- a CDS encoding tetratricopeptide repeat protein: MTPAMDFDTLRRAMADNYEQPEGPGRNARAEQLLVEAEQLNIPLAVIEALGHQLKVYNYSSEKGKMFVPFARLLRMWDEHPEDFDEFEIHSLHWVFKWMSAGMLDQPHVPLASIEKWLGEMERRYRLAGHSERAVRGAEFSVAAHLGDLERAERAYTAWLAADRDAMADCHACELHGQGWWRAVRGADEEALELWAPVLQGEYTCAHEPHTILASSLLPLLRLGRIEEARSHHLRGFRLVRAMESMRGAYADHVEFCALTGNEARALELLAERPAYFTDSGDPRSQLDFMSVVALAMDRLTALGLGKQPVPGPAGRGWTAAELAVHARGEALALAARFDERNGTSYIGERARARMDQPVLVGRLPLGVRSAAPARSGSRPSAPVPAPPGEAGAEAAEPGLDALLAEARRLSALRDPDAVEAWAAVARAAEGQELAVRDRAEIADHAAMGLGPQGAALFHRAAGLYAEAGDPGEALAARSRAVYVQALAGGSAQALEVVTELRAQVLALFAEGGTGVAQTASVLVSRARTLMHRVDELETGAVSGQTPSASDSDTGSGYGSEAAVMAAADEAARELLALAEAHAGDDVGLTSRAAEAYAMLGELAARADDAEAAAGLLRCAVDGFVAAGLPWFAVEYDSRLAGIATHLGDMEAAERATRDALDHGGSHLEPMGHAQLHLRLAETLAATGRFGPASEHALEAAHWADEAGEAATFGAWARHHLGGFLLRRGRWAEAAEILESALPDLTAEMHGEGTIVQTRWWLGDCLTELGEHRGAAEHWLRAADTARHWPEQRDHAMLANLAAEALTHAGMTAQADQAYVRAGDLWRELGNVDGLVRALRARAWGAARRDGGLDEARELMAEAIQECASAAEGRTAATDSPGAGQPGGADGPSEAGAARTDRAAGVGDGSGAGDGSGAGDGSGAGDGSGAGDGSGAGDGSGAGDGSGAGDGSGAGDGVESEDAEAEAEAGRRLVAELAHTHRQFGDLVTRSVPDDAEEAVVREALEEALGHMVRAITVFASLGDSLLGARTGAELAAGWLEADLGRHEAASARAGTVLAVCDRLDAETAGARRAEAEKMRKLTEKAG, encoded by the coding sequence ATGACCCCGGCCATGGACTTCGACACGCTGCGCCGGGCCATGGCGGACAACTACGAGCAGCCGGAGGGCCCCGGGCGCAACGCGCGCGCGGAGCAACTGCTCGTGGAGGCCGAGCAGCTGAACATCCCGCTCGCCGTCATCGAGGCGCTCGGACACCAGCTGAAGGTCTACAACTACAGCTCCGAGAAGGGCAAGATGTTCGTGCCCTTCGCGCGCCTGCTGCGCATGTGGGACGAACACCCGGAGGACTTCGACGAGTTCGAGATCCACTCCCTGCACTGGGTCTTCAAGTGGATGTCGGCGGGCATGCTCGACCAGCCGCACGTCCCGCTCGCCTCCATAGAGAAGTGGCTCGGCGAGATGGAGCGGCGCTACCGCCTCGCCGGTCACTCCGAACGGGCCGTGCGCGGCGCCGAGTTCAGCGTCGCCGCCCATCTGGGCGACCTGGAGCGCGCCGAACGGGCGTACACCGCCTGGCTGGCGGCGGACCGCGACGCGATGGCCGACTGCCACGCCTGCGAGCTGCACGGGCAGGGGTGGTGGCGCGCGGTGCGCGGCGCGGACGAGGAGGCGCTGGAGCTGTGGGCGCCGGTGCTTCAGGGCGAGTACACCTGCGCCCATGAGCCGCACACCATCCTCGCGTCCTCCCTGCTGCCGCTGCTGCGCCTGGGACGGATCGAGGAGGCACGCTCCCATCATCTCCGGGGTTTCCGGCTGGTGCGGGCCATGGAGAGCATGCGGGGCGCGTACGCGGACCATGTGGAGTTCTGTGCCCTGACCGGCAACGAGGCGCGCGCCCTGGAGCTGCTCGCGGAGCGCCCGGCCTATTTCACGGACTCCGGTGATCCGCGCAGCCAACTGGACTTCATGTCGGTCGTGGCGCTCGCCATGGACAGGCTGACCGCCCTCGGGCTCGGCAAGCAGCCGGTTCCCGGGCCCGCGGGGCGCGGGTGGACGGCGGCGGAACTCGCCGTGCACGCGCGCGGGGAGGCGCTCGCGCTGGCCGCGCGGTTCGACGAGCGCAACGGCACGTCGTACATCGGTGAGCGGGCCCGCGCGCGCATGGACCAGCCGGTGCTCGTCGGCCGGCTGCCGCTGGGCGTTCGCTCCGCGGCCCCGGCACGCTCCGGGTCCCGTCCGTCGGCGCCGGTGCCCGCGCCTCCGGGGGAGGCCGGGGCCGAGGCCGCCGAGCCGGGCCTGGACGCGCTGCTCGCCGAGGCCCGGCGGCTCTCGGCGCTGCGGGACCCGGACGCGGTCGAGGCGTGGGCGGCGGTCGCGCGCGCCGCCGAGGGCCAGGAGTTGGCGGTCCGCGACCGCGCGGAGATCGCCGATCACGCGGCCATGGGCCTCGGGCCGCAGGGCGCCGCGCTCTTCCACCGGGCCGCCGGGCTGTACGCCGAGGCGGGCGACCCGGGTGAGGCGCTGGCGGCCCGTTCCCGCGCCGTGTACGTCCAGGCGCTGGCGGGCGGGTCCGCGCAGGCCCTGGAGGTCGTCACGGAGCTGCGCGCGCAGGTGCTCGCCCTGTTCGCGGAGGGTGGGACGGGGGTCGCGCAGACGGCGTCCGTGCTGGTGAGCCGGGCCCGGACGCTGATGCACCGGGTGGACGAACTGGAGACCGGCGCGGTGAGCGGGCAGACGCCCTCCGCCAGCGACAGCGACACCGGCTCCGGCTACGGATCCGAGGCCGCTGTCATGGCCGCCGCCGACGAGGCCGCGCGGGAGCTGCTGGCCCTCGCGGAGGCGCACGCCGGGGACGACGTGGGCCTCACGTCGCGGGCCGCCGAGGCGTACGCGATGCTCGGGGAGCTCGCGGCCCGCGCCGACGACGCCGAAGCGGCCGCCGGACTCCTGCGGTGCGCCGTCGACGGGTTCGTGGCGGCGGGGCTGCCGTGGTTCGCCGTCGAGTACGACTCCCGGCTCGCCGGGATCGCGACGCATCTCGGCGACATGGAGGCGGCGGAACGGGCGACGCGCGACGCGCTGGATCACGGGGGCTCCCATCTGGAGCCGATGGGCCATGCCCAGCTGCATCTCCGGCTCGCCGAGACGCTCGCCGCCACCGGGCGGTTCGGCCCCGCCTCGGAGCATGCCCTGGAGGCCGCGCACTGGGCCGACGAAGCGGGCGAGGCGGCCACGTTCGGAGCCTGGGCGCGCCACCACCTCGGTGGGTTCCTGCTCCGCCGGGGCCGGTGGGCCGAGGCCGCCGAGATCCTGGAGTCGGCGCTGCCGGATCTGACCGCCGAGATGCACGGCGAGGGCACGATCGTGCAGACGCGCTGGTGGCTCGGCGACTGTCTCACCGAGCTCGGCGAACACCGCGGGGCCGCCGAGCACTGGCTGCGCGCCGCCGACACGGCCCGGCACTGGCCCGAGCAGCGCGACCACGCGATGCTCGCGAACCTCGCGGCCGAGGCCCTCACGCACGCCGGGATGACCGCCCAGGCCGATCAGGCGTACGTCCGTGCCGGCGACCTCTGGCGCGAGCTGGGCAACGTCGACGGGCTCGTCCGCGCGCTCCGGGCACGCGCGTGGGGCGCGGCCCGGCGGGACGGAGGGCTCGACGAGGCGCGGGAGCTCATGGCGGAGGCGATCCAGGAGTGCGCGTCGGCGGCCGAGGGCCGGACGGCCGCCACGGACTCGCCGGGGGCCGGACAGCCGGGCGGAGCGGACGGCCCGTCCGAGGCCGGGGCGGCGAGGACGGACCGCGCCGCCGGGGTCGGTGACGGGTCCGGGGCCGGTGACGGGTCCGGGGCCGGTGACGGGTCCGGGGCCGGTGACGGGTCCGGGGCCGGTGACGGGTCCGGGGCCGGTGACGGGTCCGGGGCCGGTGACGGGTCCGGGGCCGGTGACGGGTCCGGGGCCGGTGACGGTGTCGAAAGCGAGGACGCGGAAGCGGAGGCCGAGGCGGGGCGCCGTCTCGTCGCCGAACTCGCGCACACCCACCGTCAGTTCGGTGACCTGGTGACGCGCTCGGTACCGGACGACGCGGAGGAGGCCGTCGTACGGGAGGCGCTCGAGGAGGCCCTCGGGCACATGGTCCGGGCGATCACCGTGTTCGCCTCCCTCGGCGACTCGCTGCTCGGTGCCCGGACGGGCGCCGAACTGGCGGCAGGCTGGCTGGAGGCCGACCTGGGGCGCCACGAGGCCGCGTCGGCCCGCGCGGGCACGGTCCTCGCCGTGTGCGACCGGCTGGACGCGGAGACCGCCGGGGCCCGGCGGGCCGAGGCCGAGAAGATGCGCAAGCTCACGGAGAAGGCCGGCTAG
- a CDS encoding HSP90 family protein, translated as MDSQTSQPSQASPSPHTFQVDLRGLVDLLSHHLYSSPKVYLRELLQNAVDAITARRAEQPDAPATVRLYAEGGTLRVEDSGVGLTESDVHSLLATIGRSSKRNDGLESARSDFLGQFGIGLLACFVVAERIRVVSRSARMPDAAPVEWTAADDGSYTVRTLPHEARAEPGTTVHLVARAGAGEWLSEERVRSLARDFGALLPYDVRVGDEAIADLPAPWDRPYPSPSGRRVALARHCRELFGFTPLDSIDLDVPLAGIRGVAYVLPTAVSPAQRATHRVHLKGMLLTERAEQLLPDWAFFVRCVLDTDSLRPTASRESLYEDETLAAVREALGERIRSWLTGLAAGDPERLAAFLSVHHLGVKSLARHDAEMLRTMLPWLPFETTDGRLSLEEFAQRHPVVHFTRTVEEYRQVAAIASAQGVGVVNGGYTYDSELIEALPAVRPGTAVSELDADTVTAHLDTVDPAEELALAGFLAAARARLDPLNCDVVLRAFHPLSVPALHLDDRSARHEQARAEAEEQADDLWAGILGSLRGSAPRARLVLNHLNPLIRRISSLGDPDLIGTATESLYGQALLMAQRPLRPADSALLNRAFIGLLEWATHTDPGKDDRR; from the coding sequence ATGGACTCCCAGACCTCACAGCCGTCCCAGGCCTCCCCGTCACCTCATACGTTCCAGGTCGACCTGCGCGGTCTGGTCGACCTCCTCTCCCATCACCTCTACTCCAGCCCCAAGGTCTATCTGCGCGAGCTGCTGCAGAACGCCGTCGACGCGATCACCGCGCGGCGCGCCGAGCAGCCGGACGCCCCGGCCACCGTTCGGCTGTACGCCGAAGGCGGGACCCTGCGGGTGGAGGACTCCGGTGTCGGGCTCACCGAGTCCGACGTGCACAGTCTGCTGGCGACCATCGGCCGCAGTTCCAAGCGGAACGACGGCCTGGAGTCGGCGCGTTCGGACTTCCTCGGCCAGTTCGGGATCGGGTTGCTGGCGTGTTTCGTCGTCGCCGAGCGGATCCGGGTGGTCAGCCGCAGCGCCCGGATGCCCGATGCGGCGCCCGTCGAGTGGACGGCGGCCGACGACGGCTCGTACACGGTGCGCACCCTGCCGCACGAGGCGCGCGCCGAACCCGGCACCACCGTGCATCTGGTGGCGCGCGCCGGGGCCGGCGAGTGGCTGAGCGAGGAGCGGGTCCGTTCGCTGGCGCGCGATTTCGGCGCGCTGCTGCCGTACGACGTACGGGTCGGCGACGAGGCGATCGCGGACCTGCCCGCGCCCTGGGACCGGCCCTATCCGAGCCCCTCCGGCCGGCGGGTCGCCCTGGCCCGGCACTGCCGGGAGCTGTTCGGGTTCACTCCGCTGGACTCCATCGACCTGGACGTGCCGCTGGCGGGCATCCGGGGCGTGGCCTACGTGCTGCCGACGGCGGTCAGTCCCGCACAGCGCGCGACCCACCGTGTGCACCTGAAGGGCATGCTGCTCACCGAGCGGGCCGAACAGCTGCTGCCCGACTGGGCGTTCTTCGTGCGCTGCGTCCTCGACACGGACAGTCTGCGGCCCACCGCGTCGCGGGAGTCGCTGTACGAGGACGAGACCCTCGCCGCCGTACGGGAGGCGCTGGGCGAGCGCATCCGGTCCTGGCTGACCGGACTCGCGGCCGGCGATCCGGAACGGCTGGCCGCCTTCCTGTCCGTGCATCACCTGGGCGTGAAGTCGCTGGCCCGGCACGACGCGGAGATGCTGCGCACGATGCTGCCGTGGCTGCCCTTCGAGACGACCGACGGACGGCTGTCCCTGGAGGAGTTCGCGCAGCGGCACCCGGTGGTCCACTTCACCCGGACCGTGGAGGAGTACCGGCAGGTCGCGGCGATCGCCTCCGCGCAGGGTGTCGGGGTCGTCAACGGCGGCTACACGTACGACAGCGAGCTGATCGAGGCGCTGCCCGCCGTCCGTCCGGGTACGGCCGTCTCGGAGCTGGACGCGGACACCGTGACGGCCCACCTGGACACGGTCGACCCGGCCGAGGAGCTGGCGCTGGCCGGATTCCTCGCGGCCGCGCGGGCCCGGCTCGACCCGCTGAACTGCGATGTGGTGCTGCGCGCCTTCCACCCCCTGTCGGTGCCCGCCCTGCATCTGGACGACCGGTCGGCCCGCCACGAACAGGCCCGGGCGGAGGCCGAGGAGCAGGCCGACGACCTGTGGGCGGGCATCCTCGGCTCGCTGCGCGGCAGCGCCCCGCGCGCGCGTCTGGTCCTCAACCACCTCAATCCGCTGATCCGCAGGATCAGTTCGCTCGGTGATCCGGACCTGATAGGCACCGCCACGGAGTCCCTGTACGGACAGGCCCTGCTGATGGCCCAGCGCCCGCTGCGGCCCGCGGACTCGGCGCTGCTCAACCGCGCCTTCATCGGCCTCCTGGAGTGGGCCACCCACACCGACCCCGGAAAGGACGACCGGCGATGA
- the recG gene encoding ATP-dependent DNA helicase RecG, whose translation MDLVPVLEEPLKKALGPATAKVMAEHLGLHTVGDLLHHYPRRYEERGQLTHLADLPLDEHVTVVAQVADARLLTFASSKAPRGKGQRLEVTITDGSGRLQLVFFGHGVHKPHKDLLPGTRAMFSGKASLFNRRLQLAHPAYELLRGEGDEAAESVDSWAGALIPIYPATAKLESWKIAKSVQTVLPSAQEAVDPLPDPLRDGRGLVTLPEALLKIHRPHTKADIHDARARLKWDEAFVLQVALARRRHADAQLPAVARVPAPDGLLTAFDAKLPFTLTEGQRKVSKEIFDDLATEHPMHRLLQGEVGSGKTMVALRAMLAVVDAGGQAAMLAPTEVLAQQHHRSVTEMMGELAEGGMLGGAEHSTKVVLLTGSMGAAGRRQALLDLVTGEAGIVIGTHALIEDKVQFHDLGLVVVDEQHRFGVEQRDALRGKGKQPPHLLVMTATPIPRTVAMTVFGDLETSVLDQLPAGRSPIASHVVPAADKPHFLTRAWERVREEVENGHQAYVVCPRIGDEDDDPKKGGRKKSSEDEAEKRPPLAVLDVADQLTKGPLQGLRVEVLHGRMHPDDKDAVMRRFAAGETHVLVATTVIEVGVNVPNATAMVIMDADRFGVSQLHQLRGRVGRGSAAGLCLLVSEMPEASPARQRLNAVASTLDGFELSRIDLEQRREGDVLGQAQSGVRSSLRMLAVIEDEEIIAEAREEAAAVVAADPDLTGLPGLRVALDALLDEEREQYLDKG comes from the coding sequence ATGGATCTCGTGCCCGTGCTCGAAGAACCACTGAAGAAGGCGCTCGGTCCCGCCACCGCGAAGGTGATGGCCGAGCACCTCGGCCTGCACACCGTCGGCGACCTGCTGCACCACTACCCCCGCAGATACGAGGAGCGCGGGCAGCTCACCCACCTCGCCGACCTGCCGCTGGACGAGCACGTGACCGTGGTCGCCCAGGTCGCCGACGCGCGCCTGCTCACCTTCGCCTCCTCCAAGGCGCCCCGCGGCAAGGGCCAGCGCCTCGAAGTCACCATCACGGACGGCAGCGGCCGCCTCCAGCTGGTCTTCTTCGGGCACGGCGTGCACAAGCCCCACAAGGACCTGCTGCCCGGCACCCGCGCGATGTTCTCCGGCAAGGCCTCCCTCTTCAACCGCCGTCTCCAGCTGGCCCACCCGGCCTACGAACTGCTGCGCGGCGAGGGCGACGAGGCCGCGGAGAGCGTCGACAGCTGGGCGGGCGCCCTCATCCCGATCTACCCGGCGACCGCCAAGCTGGAGTCCTGGAAGATCGCCAAGTCGGTGCAGACGGTGCTGCCGAGCGCGCAGGAGGCGGTCGATCCCCTCCCGGACCCGCTGCGCGACGGCCGCGGCCTGGTCACCCTCCCCGAGGCCCTCCTCAAGATCCACCGCCCGCACACCAAGGCGGACATCCACGACGCCCGCGCCCGCCTCAAGTGGGACGAGGCCTTCGTCCTCCAGGTCGCCCTGGCCCGCCGCCGCCACGCCGACGCCCAGCTCCCCGCCGTCGCCCGCGTCCCCGCGCCGGACGGCCTGCTGACCGCCTTCGACGCCAAGCTCCCCTTCACCCTCACCGAGGGCCAGCGGAAGGTCTCCAAGGAGATCTTCGACGACCTCGCCACCGAACACCCGATGCACCGGCTGCTCCAGGGGGAGGTCGGAAGCGGGAAGACAATGGTGGCCCTGCGCGCCATGCTCGCCGTGGTCGACGCCGGCGGGCAGGCCGCGATGCTCGCGCCCACCGAGGTGCTCGCCCAGCAGCACCACCGGTCGGTCACCGAGATGATGGGCGAGCTGGCCGAGGGCGGCATGCTCGGCGGGGCCGAGCACTCCACGAAGGTCGTGCTGCTCACCGGCTCCATGGGGGCGGCGGGCCGGCGGCAGGCGCTGCTCGACCTGGTCACCGGCGAGGCCGGGATCGTGATCGGCACGCACGCGCTGATCGAGGACAAGGTGCAGTTCCACGATCTGGGCCTGGTCGTGGTCGACGAACAGCACCGCTTCGGCGTCGAGCAGCGCGACGCCCTGCGCGGCAAGGGCAAACAGCCCCCGCACCTCCTGGTGATGACCGCCACCCCCATCCCGCGCACGGTCGCGATGACGGTCTTCGGCGACCTGGAGACCTCCGTGCTCGACCAGCTCCCCGCCGGACGGTCCCCGATCGCCAGCCATGTCGTCCCGGCCGCGGACAAACCGCACTTCCTCACGCGCGCCTGGGAGCGCGTGCGCGAAGAGGTGGAGAACGGCCATCAGGCGTACGTCGTCTGCCCCCGCATCGGTGACGAGGACGACGACCCGAAGAAGGGCGGCAGGAAGAAGTCCTCCGAGGACGAGGCCGAGAAGCGCCCGCCGCTGGCCGTCCTGGACGTCGCCGACCAGCTCACCAAGGGCCCCCTCCAGGGACTCAGGGTCGAAGTCCTGCACGGCAGGATGCACCCCGACGACAAGGACGCCGTGATGCGCCGCTTCGCCGCGGGCGAGACACACGTCCTGGTCGCCACGACCGTGATCGAGGTCGGGGTGAACGTACCGAACGCCACCGCCATGGTGATCATGGATGCCGACCGCTTCGGCGTCTCCCAGCTCCACCAGCTGCGCGGCCGGGTCGGCCGTGGCTCGGCGGCGGGGCTGTGCCTGCTGGTCTCCGAGATGCCGGAGGCGAGCCCGGCCCGTCAGCGGCTGAACGCGGTGGCCTCGACCCTGGACGGCTTCGAGCTCTCCCGCATCGACCTCGAACAGCGCCGCGAGGGCGACGTCCTCGGCCAGGCACAGTCCGGTGTCCGTTCCTCGCTGCGCATGCTCGCCGTCATCGAGGACGAGGAGATCATCGCGGAGGCCCGCGAGGAGGCCGCCGCGGTCGTCGCCGCGGACCCGGATCTCACGGGCCTGCCCGGCCTGCGCGTCGCCCTGGACGCCCTGCTGGACGAGGAACGGGAGCAGTACCTGGACAAGGGCTGA
- the rsmD gene encoding 16S rRNA (guanine(966)-N(2))-methyltransferase RsmD: MTRVIAGRAGGRRLAVPPGTGTRPTSDRAREGLFSTWQSLLGGPLEGERVLDLYAGSGAVGLEALSRGAGHTLLVEADARAARVIRDNVKTLGLPGAEVRAGKAEQIVKAAAPEAPYDLVFLDPPYVVADGDLREILLTLRTGGWLAEDALVTVERSTRGGEFGWPDGFEAVRARRYGEGTFWYGRAASTCEDAR, translated from the coding sequence ATGACCCGCGTGATCGCCGGCCGGGCCGGCGGACGCCGTCTGGCCGTCCCGCCGGGCACCGGCACCCGCCCCACCTCCGACCGCGCGCGCGAGGGCCTCTTCTCCACCTGGCAGTCCCTGCTCGGCGGCCCGCTGGAGGGCGAGCGCGTGCTCGACCTGTACGCCGGCTCGGGCGCCGTCGGCCTGGAGGCGCTCAGCCGCGGTGCCGGACACACCCTGCTCGTGGAGGCGGACGCCCGCGCGGCCAGGGTCATCCGCGACAACGTGAAGACGCTGGGCCTGCCCGGCGCCGAGGTCAGAGCGGGCAAAGCGGAGCAGATCGTCAAGGCGGCGGCGCCCGAGGCACCGTACGACCTGGTCTTCCTGGACCCCCCGTATGTCGTCGCGGACGGCGATCTTCGGGAGATTCTGCTCACACTCCGCACCGGGGGCTGGCTCGCGGAGGATGCGCTCGTCACCGTGGAGCGCAGCACCAGAGGCGGTGAATTCGGCTGGCCGGACGGTTTCGAGGCCGTCAGGGCCCGTCGCTACGGCGAGGGCACGTTTTGGTACGGTCGCGCCGCCTCTACGTGCGAAGACGCACGATGA
- the coaD gene encoding pantetheine-phosphate adenylyltransferase yields the protein MRRAVCPGSFDPITNGHLDIIARASALYDVVHVVVMINQSKKGLFTVDERIELIREVTAEFGNVQVEAYHGLLVDYCKQRDIPAIVKGLRAVSDFDYELQMAQMNIGLSGVETLFIPTSPTYSFLSSSLVKEVANWGGDISHLVPPVVLEALKGRLGQD from the coding sequence TTGCGCCGCGCCGTCTGTCCGGGGTCATTCGACCCCATCACCAACGGACACCTCGACATCATCGCCCGCGCCTCCGCGCTCTACGACGTCGTGCACGTCGTGGTGATGATCAATCAGTCGAAGAAGGGCCTGTTCACGGTCGACGAGCGGATCGAGCTGATCCGCGAGGTCACGGCCGAGTTCGGCAACGTCCAGGTCGAGGCCTATCACGGCCTCCTCGTCGACTACTGCAAGCAGCGGGACATCCCGGCCATCGTCAAGGGCCTGCGCGCGGTCAGCGACTTCGACTACGAACTCCAGATGGCCCAGATGAACATCGGCCTCTCGGGTGTCGAGACGCTGTTCATCCCGACCAGCCCCACCTACAGCTTCCTCTCCTCGTCGCTGGTGAAGGAAGTCGCGAACTGGGGCGGTGACATCTCCCACCTGGTGCCGCCGGTGGTCCTGGAGGCGCTCAAGGGGCGGCTCGGCCAGGACTGA
- a CDS encoding cell division initiation protein: protein MDVQKKLDEIVQTVGSARSMPMSASCVVNRAELLSLLEEVRQALPGSLAQAQELIGGREEMVERARQEAERIIETAHAERGSLISDTEVARRSQNEADRILNESRREAEEIRAEADDYVDSQLANFEVVLTKTLGSVGRGREKLLGTGPGLDEQGYEDEDAPERSYDPETLRRNADEYVDVKLGAFEAVLAKTLEAVGRGREKLQGRIASDDLGELGSFGDDGTPGAHTSDADYLAGLAELSDGPEQGARTSEPAARTPEPAAQPSYGQQDAYGYQQQADPYGYQQQQYAQQQDAYGYQQADPYAAYQQQGYDQQGYDQNQQAYAQQQAHAMDQQNHALDEASLFDTSMISADQLRAYEQGRGGH, encoded by the coding sequence GTGGACGTGCAGAAGAAGCTCGATGAGATCGTCCAGACGGTCGGCAGTGCCCGTTCCATGCCCATGTCGGCATCGTGCGTGGTCAACCGCGCCGAGCTGCTCTCGTTGCTGGAGGAGGTGCGCCAGGCGCTGCCCGGCTCCCTCGCCCAGGCGCAGGAGCTGATCGGCGGACGCGAGGAGATGGTCGAGCGGGCCCGTCAGGAGGCCGAGCGGATCATCGAGACCGCGCACGCCGAGCGCGGCTCGCTCATCTCCGACACCGAGGTTGCCCGCCGCTCGCAGAACGAGGCGGACCGCATCCTGAACGAGTCCCGCAGGGAGGCCGAGGAGATCCGCGCGGAGGCCGACGACTACGTCGACTCCCAGCTCGCCAACTTCGAGGTCGTCCTCACCAAGACCCTCGGCTCCGTCGGCCGTGGCCGCGAGAAGCTCCTCGGCACCGGCCCGGGCCTCGACGAGCAGGGCTACGAGGACGAGGACGCCCCCGAACGCAGCTACGACCCGGAGACCTTGCGCCGTAACGCCGACGAGTACGTCGACGTCAAGCTCGGTGCCTTCGAGGCCGTCCTCGCCAAGACCCTGGAGGCCGTCGGCCGCGGCCGGGAGAAGCTCCAGGGCCGGATCGCCAGCGACGACCTCGGCGAACTCGGCTCCTTCGGGGACGACGGGACGCCGGGGGCGCACACCAGCGACGCCGACTACCTCGCCGGCCTCGCGGAGCTCTCCGACGGTCCCGAACAGGGCGCCCGGACCTCGGAGCCGGCCGCCCGGACCCCGGAGCCAGCCGCCCAGCCGTCCTACGGGCAGCAGGACGCGTACGGCTACCAGCAGCAGGCCGACCCGTACGGCTACCAGCAGCAGCAGTACGCCCAGCAGCAGGACGCCTACGGCTACCAGCAGGCAGACCCGTACGCCGCCTATCAGCAGCAGGGCTACGACCAGCAGGGGTACGACCAGAACCAGCAGGCCTACGCCCAGCAGCAGGCCCACGCCATGGACCAGCAGAACCACGCCCTCGACGAGGCCAGCCTCTTCGACACCAGCATGATCAGCGCGGACCAGCTCAGGGCGTACGAGCAGGGGCGCGGCGGCCACTGA
- a CDS encoding YceD family protein, with protein sequence MALNARLDHRNPLVFDTHELGRRPGALQRLTRTIDAPRDLGIQGVIGVPEGAPMELELRLESVMEGVLVTGTARASAEGECVRCLEPLEQVLEADFQEMFSYPDADDRGRPKAEPADDAEEDEDTLPLEDGLFDLEPVLRDAVVLALPMQPVCQDDCPGLCSECGARLADDPEHHHDAVDIRWAALQGLAGSLEDGEKDEMSGGALPSAHADEKQEK encoded by the coding sequence ATGGCTCTGAACGCCCGCCTCGACCACCGCAATCCTCTCGTGTTCGACACACACGAGCTGGGGCGGCGTCCTGGCGCGCTCCAGCGCCTGACCCGCACGATCGACGCTCCCAGGGATCTCGGGATCCAGGGTGTCATCGGAGTGCCGGAAGGCGCCCCGATGGAGCTCGAACTTCGTCTCGAGTCGGTCATGGAAGGGGTGCTTGTCACAGGCACCGCCCGTGCATCGGCCGAGGGGGAGTGCGTAAGGTGTCTTGAGCCGCTTGAGCAGGTGCTCGAAGCGGATTTCCAGGAGATGTTCTCGTACCCTGACGCCGACGACCGGGGCCGCCCCAAGGCGGAGCCGGCCGACGACGCCGAGGAAGACGAGGACACGCTCCCTCTCGAGGACGGATTGTTCGACCTCGAACCCGTGCTGCGTGATGCGGTGGTGCTCGCACTGCCGATGCAGCCGGTGTGCCAGGACGACTGCCCGGGTCTGTGCTCCGAATGCGGAGCCCGGCTCGCGGACGACCCGGAGCACCACCATGACGCCGTCGACATCCGTTGGGCGGCACTGCAGGGACTCGCCGGTTCACTCGAAGATGGCGAGAAGGACGAGATGAGCGGCGGCGCGCTTCCATCAGCGCACGCCGACGAGAAGCAGGAGAAGTAG
- the rpmF gene encoding 50S ribosomal protein L32 encodes MAVPKRKMSRSNTRHRRSQWKAAVPTLVACERCHEPKLQHIACPACGTYNKRQVLEV; translated from the coding sequence GTGGCTGTTCCGAAGCGGAAGATGTCGCGCAGCAACACGCGCCACCGCCGGTCGCAGTGGAAGGCTGCGGTCCCCACCCTGGTTGCGTGCGAGCGTTGCCACGAGCCCAAGCTGCAGCACATCGCGTGCCCGGCCTGTGGCACCTACAACAAGCGCCAGGTCCTCGAGGTCTGA